A genomic window from Elaeis guineensis isolate ETL-2024a chromosome 3, EG11, whole genome shotgun sequence includes:
- the LOC105041265 gene encoding uncharacterized protein isoform X1, with translation MLGTGLQFVRGHGEDLFYNPVRARRSRHHHHQHYQQGTEWSRNSAGAGDSPAPAPAPREKAVVVVPEFRERENRARLEEEPSKAVASHALAPAPAAVTSPCNLHRFLESTTPSVPAQHLSKMRMKGWRTRDVEKTYFALGDLWESFKEWSAYGAGVPLVLNGSDSVVQYYVPYLSVLQLYGESSTPSINSRRAGEESDGDYYRDSSSDGSSDYEHEKGLKYSRAWSPNHLTSTSNLRMDRLSLKEKHVASQEGSSSDDGDSGSSQGHLLFEFLERDPPYIREPLADKVSVLARCFPELKTLRSCDLLPSSWISVAWYPIYRIPTGPTLRDLDACFLTFHYLSTPVIEGDKHGRYTKISGKKKHRKRGGDLYLKSCLNFYHIDSLSLPKSLQEIVQNLSNIDSVNVALKYGMEHEFVCCMTKPCNLRFFLLKLLILIC, from the exons ATGTTGGGAACGGGCTTGCAGTTCGTTCGCGGCCATGGCGAGGATTTGTTCTACAACCCCGTCAGGGCTCGCCGAAGTCGCCATCACCATCACCAGCACTACCAGCAGGGCACTGAGTGGTCCCGGAACAGCGCCGGCGCTGGCGACTCCCCCGCTCCGGCCCCGGCTCCCAGGGAGAAGGCCGTGGTGGTGGTCCCGGAGTTCCGGGAGCGGGAGAACCGGGCCAGATTGGAGGAAGAGCCGTCGAAGGCGGTGGCTTCGCACGCCTTGGCACCGGCCCCGGCGGCGGTAACTTCTCCCTGTAATCTACATCGGTTCTTGGAGTCCACAACTCCATCTGTCCCGGCTCAGCATCTCTCCAAG ATGAGGATGAAGGGGTGGAGGACTCGCGATGTGGAGAAGACATATTTTGCCTTGGGGGATCTCTGGGAGTCTTTCAAGGAGTGGAGCGCGTATGGTGCCGGTGTTCCTCTGGTTCTGAATGGCAGCGACAGTGTTGTTCAGTACTACGTGCCGTATTTGTCAGTCCTTCAGTTATATGGTGAATCAAGTACGCCATCCATCAATTCTAG GCGAGCTGGTGAGGAGAGTGATGGCGATTATTATCGAGATTCTAGTAGTGATGGAAGCAGTGATTATGAACATGAAAAAGGCTTGAAGTACTCAAGGGCATGGAGTCCAAACCATCTTACTAGCACCTCCAATTTAAGGATGGATAGGCTGTCTTTGAAAGAGAAACATGTAGCCTCACAAGAAGGATCTTCAAGTGAtgatggtgattctggaagttcTCAAGGTCACTTGCTCTTTGAGTTCCTTGAACGGGATCCTCCATACATTCGGGAACCATTGGCTGATAAG GTTTCTGTTCTTGCACGATGTTTTCCTGAATTAAAGACGCTCAGGAGTTGTGATTTGCTGCCATCCAGTTGGATTTCTGTGGCATG GTACCCTATATACCGGATACCAACTGGACCGACACTTAGGGATTTGGATGCTTGTTTTCTCACTTTCCATTATCTTTCTACGCCGGTGATAG AAGGTGATAAACATGGAAGATACACAAAAATAAGTGGCAAGAAAAAACACAGAAAGAGGGGGGGGGACCTCTACCTGAAGTCCTGCCTTAACTTTTATCACATTGATTCACTTTCCCTGCCTAAATCTCTCCAAGAGATTGTTCAAAATTTGTCAAATATAGATTCCGTTAATGTGGCTTTAAAATATGGGATGGAGCATGAATTTGTTTGCTGCATGACCAAACCATGTAATCTTAGATTCTTTCTATTAAAGTTGCTTATCTTGATTTGCTAG